One segment of Mastomys coucha isolate ucsf_1 unplaced genomic scaffold, UCSF_Mcou_1 pScaffold23, whole genome shotgun sequence DNA contains the following:
- the Snx33 gene encoding sorting nexin-33: MALKGRALYDFHSENKEEISIQQDEDLVIFSETSLDGWLQGQNSRGETGLFPASYVEIVRPGISTNHVDYANSPAGSLGTQVSLYSSPSMASPARSGGGSGFLSNQGSFEDDDDDDWDDWDDGCTVVEEPLAGGLGTNGHPPLNLSYPGAYPNQHMAFRPKAPLERQDSLASAKRGSVVGRNLNRFSCFVRSGVEAFILGDVPMMAKIAETYPIEMGPRGPQWKANPHPFACSIEDPTKQTKFKGIKSYISYKLTPTHAGSPVYRRYKHFDWLYNRLLHKFTVISVPHLPEKQATGRFEEDFIEKRKRRLILWMDHMTSHPVLSQYEGFQHFLSCLDDKQWKMGKRRAEKDEMVGASFLLTFQIPTEHQDLQDVEDRVDTFKAFSKKMDDSVLQLSTVAAELVRKHVGGFRKEFQKLGSAFQAISHAFQMDPPFRSEALNNAISHTGRTYETVGEMFAEQPKHDLFQMLDTLSLYQGLLSNFPDIIHLQKGAFAKVKESQRMSDEGRMAQEEADGIRRRCRVVGFALQAEMNHFHQRRELDFKHMMQSYLRQQILFYQRVGQQLEKTLRMYDHL, from the exons ATGGCACTGAAAGGCCGAGCCCTCTATGATTTCCACAGCGAGAACAAGGAGGAAATCAGCATCCAGCAGGACGAAGACCTGGTTATCTTCAGTGAGACCTCATTGGACGGCTGGCTGCAGGGACAGAACAGCCGTGGGGAGACAGGGCTCTTCCCTGCTTCTTATGTCGAGATTGTCCGTCCTGGCATCAGCACCAACCATGTGGACTATGCCAACAGCCCTGCAGGCTCCCTGGGTACCCAGGTGAGTTTGTATAGCAGCCCTAGTATGGCCAGCCCAGCCAGGAGTGGTGGGGGCAGTGGCTTCCTCTCAAACCAAGGAAGCtttgaggatgatgatgatgatgactgggATGACTGGGATGATGGATGCACAGTAGTAGAAGAGCCACTGGCTGGTGGCCTAGGTACCAATGGGCACCCTCCACTCAACCTCTCCTACCCGGGTGCCTACCCCAACCAGCATATGGCTTTCCGACCCAAGGCACCTCTGGAAAGGCAGGACAGTCTGGCGTCTGCCAAGCGGGGCAGCGTGGTAGGACGGAACCTCAATCGTTTCTCGTGCTTTGTACGCTCTGGAGTGGAGGCCTTCATCCTTGGTGATGTGCCCATGATGGCCAAGATTGCTGAGACATACCCGATTGAGATGGGTCCCCGTGGCCCTCAGTGGAAGGCCAACCCCCACCCATTTGCCTGCTCCATAGAGGACCCCACCAAACAGACCAAGTTCAAAGGCATTAAAAGTTACATCTCCTACAAGCTTACACCCACCCACGCAGGCTCGCCTGTTTACCGGCGCTACAAACACTTTGACTGGCTCTACAACCGCCTTCTGCACAAGTTCACAGTGATCTCGGTGCCGCACCTGCCTGAGAAGCAGGCCACAGGCCGCTTCGAGGAGGACTTTATTGAGAAGCGCAAGCGAAGGCTCATCCTCTGGATGGACCACATGACCAGCCACCCTGTGCTCTCCCAGTATGAGGGCTTCCAGCACTTCCTCAGCTGTCTGGATGACAAGCAGTGGAAGATGGGTAAGCGCCGAGCAGAGAAGGATGAGATGGTGGGTGCCAGTTTTCTGCTCACCTTCCAGATCCCCACAGAACACCAGGATCTGCAGGATGTAGAGGACCGCGTGGATACATTCAAGGCTTTCAGTAAGAAGATGGATGACAGCGTCCTACAGCTTAGCACCGTGGCGGCGGAGCTGGTGCGGAAGCACGTGGGAGGCTTCCGCAAGGAATTCCAGAAGCTAGGAAGTGCCTTCCAGGCCATTAGCCATGCCTTCCAGATGGACCCTCCGTTTAGGTCTGAGGCTCTCAACAATGCCATCTCTCACACTGGCCGGACCTATGAGACCGTTGGCGAAATGTTTGCCGAACAGCCCAAGCATGACCTCTTCCAAATGCTTGACACACTGTCTCTCTACCAGGGCCTACTCTCCAACTTCCCTGACATTATCCATCTGCAGAAAG GTGCCTTTGCCAAGGTGAAGGAAAGCCAGCGCATGAGTGATGAAGGCCGAATGGCTCAGGAAGAGGCAGATGGCATTCGCAGGCGCTGCCGCGTGGTAGGCTTCGCCCTGCAGGCCGAGATGAACCATTTCCACCAGCGCCGTGAGCTCGATTTTAAGCATATGATGCAAAGCTACCTGCGCCAGCAGATTCTTTTCTACCAGCGGGTAGGCCAGCAGCTGGAGAAGACCCTCCGCATGTATGACCACCTCTGA